AGTTGGCTCTGAGATTGGACATCATTAGTTAGGCTTAGACATTAGATTGTTTCAATCAGTAAATTGGGCTGGAAGTACAATTTATCTAAAGAGGtgaagggagctgggaaggtttAGGAAGGGGTGTGAAAGAACACTTCAAGATATATGAGTTCATTCTCAACACATTTTTAGTAAATTATGGTTTCAAAATTTCAAACATTTTTGCAGCTATTTTAGTGCTCAAAGTGAAGAAAGTGAACGAAAAGCGTAACTGTCACACCTGTTAGATGTTCAAAAATAACCTTTTTCAAGATGATGGAACTTCATGAACATTTGATGAACATAGCAGCTCCTATTTAGgatatttcatattttctttatgGACACCACAAACTGGATTTATGGGATTAGAATAGTCCATCTAGACCATGAACTGTAATAGCTTCAGTCAGCCCTTCAGTTAATTGATGTTAATTGAGAGAGGCTCCAAGAAAACTGCTACCTCTTTTCTTCCCTGACTTTGCATTCTTGCACACCCAGGTGCACTCAGACACCTCATGTAAGTCCTTAGTATTACCAAGATCCTGGGGAAAAACGAATAGCTTTCATACAGAAGATCAGAAGCTTAAAAATGTGGGATGCAGCAGGAGAGACCAGAGTGATGGCAGGTGAACATGCCAAAATTGTTTCAGTAATGAATCAGGTCTCCTCTGCAGAGGAAGCCAAGAGTAGTTGGATAGTAGCATGCTCTGAAGATGTTGAAAAATAATGAGGCTTGAAGTGGTTTATTCAACAAAAGACAACACTTTAAAATTACTTTGCTTCTTTCTCCAGAGGCCACCTGAATGACCTGGAAAACATTGTCCCGTTTGTTGGCATTGGACTGCTGTATGCTCTGAGCGGCCCTGAGCTGTCCACGGCCCTGCTGCACTTCAGGATCTTTGTGGGGGCTAGGATCTTTCACACTTTTGCATACCTGATCCCtcttccccagcctggcagaggtttgtcttGGGCAGTTGGCTACTCAGTGACCTTCTCCATGGCCTACAGAGTCCTGAAGACAGCGTGGCTCCTGTAGCAGAGCCATAGCTCCCGTGTCCCCTTCGACATTCCACACCAAGTTCCCAGCGCTGTGCCATCATGTCTTGAGTGAGCCAGTGAGTCTTCCGTGCTAACTGGAATTCTTCTTTTCAACAAAAGCTTTTTGTTCCTGCTCAGAAGTGTTTCTTTTTTGGAGGAACAAAAAAAGAATCCTTCTCCCTCTATTCCCTGTGCATGGGTTGCACTGCCAAATACTAGATTGGATGTTCCCTTTGCAATTTGTCAAGTGCTTACAATTCTAAACATGCCATGATGCTGTATTGATAGAGTGTTTGATAATTTTCTACAGATGCACTATTTTTGGCTGTAGCTCTGAAGTCTAAATCAATAAagacaagattaaaaaaaaagcctgtttgtatttttgttttcattttggctCTTCACACTGCAGCCAGCAAATAGCATGTCACTGTGTATCAGGAAGAGATTCCAATCATACAGTTCTTTGAAGAGAGCTTACCTTAATAATAAGATATAACCAGTAATGCTAGTCTTGTTGTAAAAAAATCTTTGATGAAAATGTTTGTATAATCCACTTTGGGATTAAAAAACCTAAACCATTGCAGCTCCATTTCTTTCAGTTGAatagatgaaaaagaaagaacataTTTGTGCTAAATTCTTTGGAGAAACTGGTAAAAAtttaaagtaattatttttgCTGGAGTTCTTGCAAATGTTCATTTTGTGACTGGATAAAGAGTAGACCCTTTgtagaggattttttttttcttttttgaataaATTCAGCATAAAATGAATGACACTTGCAAATGTAGCTATCAAGTAATCCAGATGTACATATATAATTAGTTTGTGTGTCATACTGTCATAAATATGTTTCTGATAGGAAGTTTTGCTCTTTGCTTACATCTTCTTATGATGTGTTAATTTGAAATACATTCTTTAAAGACTTTTCCTTAGCTTCTTTTTGTCTGAttggttattttggggttctt
This region of Zonotrichia albicollis isolate bZonAlb1 chromosome 4, bZonAlb1.hap1, whole genome shotgun sequence genomic DNA includes:
- the MGST1 gene encoding microsomal glutathione S-transferase 1, whose translation is MAKSTQLIDNEVFRAYATYTGIVLLKMMLMSLVTAYFRITRKAFVNPEDTASFGKGESAKKFLRTDPDVERVRRGHLNDLENIVPFVGIGLLYALSGPELSTALLHFRIFVGARIFHTFAYLIPLPQPGRGLSWAVGYSVTFSMAYRVLKTAWLL